In Caloranaerobacter sp. TR13, a genomic segment contains:
- the hisG gene encoding ATP phosphoribosyltransferase, with translation MDYLNIALAKGRLGDKGYEMFKKIGLGCSEMEKNSRKLIFTNEEKNVRFILVKASDIPVYVERGAADLGVVGKDIIMEEERDFYEIADLGFGKCKFSVAALPGYKIDNTIRSLKVATKYPNIAKKYFSSKGIQIDLIKLNGSVELAPLVGLSDVIVDIVETGRTLKENGLVVVEDMFPISARLIANKVSYKMKNESIREIIDNIQMIFRKEL, from the coding sequence GTGGACTACTTAAATATTGCTCTTGCCAAAGGAAGATTAGGAGATAAAGGATATGAAATGTTTAAGAAAATAGGACTAGGTTGTAGTGAAATGGAAAAAAACTCAAGGAAATTAATATTTACAAATGAGGAAAAGAATGTACGCTTTATATTGGTAAAGGCTAGTGATATTCCAGTATATGTAGAGAGAGGAGCAGCTGATCTAGGTGTAGTTGGAAAAGATATTATTATGGAAGAAGAGAGAGACTTTTATGAAATAGCTGATTTAGGTTTTGGAAAATGCAAATTTTCTGTTGCAGCACTTCCTGGATACAAGATAGATAACACTATAAGATCTCTAAAAGTAGCAACAAAGTATCCAAATATAGCGAAGAAATATTTTTCGTCAAAGGGAATACAAATAGATTTAATCAAACTAAATGGTTCAGTAGAGTTGGCTCCTTTAGTTGGTCTTTCAGATGTAATAGTAGATATTGTTGAAACAGGAAGAACTTTAAAAGAAAATGGATTGGTAGTTGTAGAAGATATGTTTCCAATAAGTGCTAGACTGATTGCAAACAAGGTAAGCTATAAAATGAAAAACGAGAGTATAAGAGAAATAATCGATAATATACAAATGATTTTTAGAAAGGAGTTATAA
- the hisZ gene encoding ATP phosphoribosyltransferase regulatory subunit — translation MLSFKYQTPHGVKYELYNDYAAKEMIIKGIKDNFISYGYRQVSTPTIEYYDVFSLVKSTVLKDEMFKFIDNSGEILVLRPDVTIPIARMVANNYKTNKDYLKFFYVSEVFRMRRNQNGKEREFTQAGIEYFGNNEPDADAEVIAIAIKSLLKNVSNFQIEIGHTDFYKGLLSEIDIDRVIQDKLKGLIENKNFVEIEILLDNLDIKKEVKDIIKQLPGLYGEFTDVLKKSRKMCLNDRMARSLENLEAVYEILNDYGYSQHISIDLGLINHLDYYTGIIFKGYMANHGQIILNGGRYDKLTEQYGHYMPATGFAINIDELLNGIKSTSKKLDKGYSTDYLILYTKENRREAFKMANNLRDKGLIVETDLYKNLKKHIDYAESNKINTLIIYGTERLKLIDLQKNNCMNIEIESFMKQLYNKDKNCFLTSIH, via the coding sequence ATGTTGAGTTTCAAATACCAAACTCCACACGGAGTAAAATATGAACTATATAATGATTATGCGGCTAAGGAGATGATTATAAAGGGTATAAAAGATAATTTTATAAGTTATGGATATAGACAGGTTTCTACTCCTACAATCGAATATTATGATGTATTTTCATTAGTCAAAAGTACCGTTTTAAAAGATGAAATGTTTAAGTTTATAGATAATTCAGGAGAAATATTAGTCTTAAGGCCTGATGTGACAATTCCTATAGCTAGAATGGTTGCAAATAATTATAAAACGAATAAAGATTATTTAAAGTTTTTTTATGTTTCAGAAGTATTTAGAATGAGAAGGAATCAAAATGGAAAAGAAAGGGAGTTTACTCAAGCTGGCATAGAATATTTTGGAAATAATGAGCCTGATGCAGATGCTGAAGTAATTGCAATAGCAATTAAAAGTTTACTTAAAAATGTATCAAATTTTCAGATAGAAATAGGCCATACAGATTTCTATAAAGGGTTATTGTCAGAAATAGATATTGATAGAGTAATTCAAGATAAGCTCAAAGGTCTTATAGAAAATAAAAACTTTGTAGAAATAGAAATATTATTAGATAACTTGGATATTAAGAAGGAAGTTAAAGATATTATAAAACAATTACCAGGTCTTTATGGAGAATTTACTGATGTTTTAAAAAAGTCAAGAAAAATGTGTCTCAATGACAGAATGGCTAGATCACTAGAAAATTTGGAAGCTGTGTATGAGATATTAAATGATTATGGATATAGTCAGCATATATCAATAGATTTAGGATTGATAAACCATTTGGACTACTATACTGGAATTATATTTAAAGGGTATATGGCTAATCATGGGCAGATTATTTTAAATGGTGGAAGATATGACAAGCTGACTGAGCAGTATGGTCATTACATGCCAGCAACTGGTTTTGCAATTAACATAGATGAATTGCTAAACGGTATAAAATCTACTAGTAAGAAGCTTGATAAAGGATATAGTACAGATTATTTAATCCTTTATACAAAAGAAAACAGAAGAGAGGCTTTTAAAATGGCAAATAATCTTAGAGATAAAGGTTTAATAGTTGAAACGGATTTATATAAAAATCTAAAAAAACATATAGACTATGCTGAGAGTAATAAAATAAACACTTTAATTATATATGGCACTGAGAGATTGAAGCTTATTGACCTACAAAAAAATAATTGTATGAATATTGAAATTGAGAGTTTTATGAAGCAATTATATAACAAAGATAAAAATTGTTTTTTAACATCAATACATTAA
- a CDS encoding DUF378 domain-containing protein yields the protein MLKAIASIFILFGAINWGLYGLFNFDIVCYIFKSKDSIFARVIYALIGLSGLYTILYIIF from the coding sequence GTGTTAAAAGCGATAGCTTCAATATTTATTCTGTTTGGCGCTATCAATTGGGGGCTTTATGGATTGTTTAATTTTGACATAGTATGCTATATTTTTAAAAGCAAAGATTCTATTTTTGCAAGAGTAATTTATGCATTAATAGGACTTTCGGGACTGTACACAATTTTATATATAATTTTTTAA